From the genome of Streptomyces sp. V1I1, one region includes:
- a CDS encoding tyrosinase cofactor, translating to MPEITRRRAMGAAAGAAAALAVGGTAAAAARTVSTAAEPASFDEVYRGRRIQGAPSHGGGHHGGHGGGEGHGGGEGHGGGYAVRIDGEELHVMRNADGTWISVVNHYETFATPRAVARAAVEELQGAQLVPLAVA from the coding sequence ATGCCTGAAATCACCCGCCGACGCGCCATGGGCGCGGCCGCAGGAGCGGCCGCCGCGCTCGCCGTAGGAGGCACCGCCGCCGCTGCCGCGCGGACGGTGTCGACCGCAGCCGAACCTGCGTCCTTCGACGAGGTCTACCGGGGCCGCCGAATACAGGGCGCGCCGTCGCACGGCGGCGGACACCACGGCGGACACGGGGGAGGCGAGGGACACGGCGGAGGCGAGGGACACGGGGGCGGCTATGCGGTGCGCATAGACGGCGAGGAACTGCACGTCATGCGCAACGCCGACGGCACCTGGATCAGCGTCGTCAACCACTACGAGACGTTCGCCACGCCCCGCGCGGTGGCCCGCGCCGCCGTGGAGGAGCTCCAGGGCGCCCAGCTCGTCCCCCTCGCCGTCGCCTGA
- a CDS encoding succinate dehydrogenase/fumarate reductase iron-sulfur subunit, translating to MKLTLRVWRQRNPEAPGAMATYEVDGISKDMSFLEMLDTLNEELILRGEDPVAFDHDCREGICGACSLVINGDAHGPERTTTCQLHMRSFKDGDTIDIEPWRASAFPVVKDLVVDRSAFDRIIQAGGYITAPTGAAPEAHATAVAKPDADFAFEHAECIGCGACVAACPNGSAMLFTSAKVNHLNVLPQGAPERETRVLDMVATMDEEGFGGCTLTGECATACPKGIPLPSISAMNKEWLRATRKVRR from the coding sequence ATGAAGCTCACCCTGCGCGTCTGGCGTCAGCGGAACCCTGAAGCGCCCGGCGCCATGGCCACGTACGAGGTCGACGGCATCTCGAAGGACATGTCGTTCCTCGAGATGCTCGACACCCTCAACGAGGAACTCATCCTGCGCGGAGAGGACCCCGTCGCCTTCGACCACGACTGCCGCGAGGGCATCTGCGGAGCGTGCAGTCTGGTCATCAACGGTGACGCCCACGGCCCGGAGCGCACCACCACCTGCCAGCTCCATATGCGGTCCTTCAAGGACGGCGACACCATCGACATCGAGCCGTGGCGTGCCTCCGCCTTCCCCGTGGTGAAGGACCTGGTGGTCGACCGCAGCGCCTTCGACCGGATCATCCAGGCCGGCGGCTACATCACCGCCCCCACCGGCGCGGCTCCCGAGGCGCACGCGACGGCCGTGGCCAAGCCGGACGCCGACTTCGCCTTCGAGCACGCCGAGTGCATCGGCTGCGGAGCCTGCGTCGCGGCCTGCCCCAACGGCTCGGCGATGCTCTTCACCTCGGCGAAGGTCAACCACCTCAATGTGCTGCCGCAGGGCGCGCCCGAGCGTGAGACGCGGGTGCTCGACATGGTCGCGACGATGGACGAGGAGGGCTTCGGCGGCTGCACGCTGACCGGCGAATGCGCGACGGCCTGCCCGAAGGGCATCCCGCTGCCGTCGATCTCGGCCATGAACAAGGAGTGGCTGCGGGCCACCCGTAAGGTGCGCCGCTGA
- a CDS encoding fumarate reductase/succinate dehydrogenase flavoprotein subunit, translated as MNDYADYTAYETGAPIADTKAPEGPIAERWDRRRFEARLVNPANRRKHTVIVVGTGLAGGAAGATLAEQGYHVEQFCYQDSPRRAHSIAAQGGINAAKNYRNDGDSIHRLFYDTVKGGDFRARESNVHRLAQISVEIIDQCVAQGVPFAREYGGLLDTRSFGGVQVSRTFYARGQTGQQLLLGAYQALSRQIAAGSVTLHARTEMLDLIVVDGRARGIVARDLITGEISSHFADAVVLASGGYGNVFYLSTNAMNSNATAIWRAHRRGAYFANPCFTQIHPTCIPRTGDHQSKLTLMSESLRNDGRIWVPKAGGDQRPPNEIPEDERDYYLERIYPSFGNLVPRDIASRAAKNVCDEGRGVGPGGQGVYLDFADAIRRMGRKKVEEKYGNLFDMYERITAENPYEVPMRIYPAVHYTMGGLWVDYDLQTTVPGLFAIGEANFSDHGANRLGASALMQGLADGYFVLPSTINDYLARNPHPESVDASHPAVAEVLAETEDRLNLLLSVDGDRTPDSFHRELGELMWEFCGMARTDEGLRKALDRIPQIREEFWRRIKVPGTGEEFNQSLEKANRIVDYLELAELMCLDALHRAESCGGHFREESQTADGEAARRDEEFGYAAAWEFRGSRGRPPGQHSSGTGAAPVLHKEDLVFEYVHPTQRSYA; from the coding sequence ATGAACGACTACGCCGACTACACGGCCTACGAGACCGGCGCACCGATCGCCGACACCAAGGCCCCCGAAGGGCCGATCGCCGAGCGCTGGGACCGCCGGCGCTTCGAGGCCAGGCTGGTCAACCCGGCCAACCGCCGCAAGCACACCGTCATCGTCGTCGGCACCGGCCTCGCGGGCGGCGCGGCAGGCGCGACACTCGCCGAACAGGGCTACCACGTCGAGCAGTTCTGCTACCAGGACTCGCCGCGCCGCGCACACTCCATCGCCGCCCAGGGCGGCATCAACGCCGCGAAGAACTACCGCAACGACGGCGACTCGATCCATCGCCTCTTCTACGACACCGTCAAGGGCGGCGACTTCCGCGCCCGCGAGTCGAACGTCCACCGGCTCGCCCAGATCTCAGTGGAGATCATCGACCAGTGCGTGGCGCAGGGCGTGCCCTTCGCCCGCGAGTACGGCGGCCTGCTCGACACCCGCTCCTTCGGCGGCGTCCAGGTCTCCCGTACCTTCTACGCCCGCGGCCAGACCGGACAGCAGCTCCTGCTCGGGGCCTACCAGGCGCTGTCGAGGCAGATCGCGGCCGGATCGGTGACCCTGCACGCCCGCACCGAAATGCTCGATCTGATCGTCGTCGACGGGCGGGCGCGCGGCATCGTGGCCCGCGATCTGATCACGGGAGAGATCTCCAGCCACTTCGCGGACGCCGTGGTGCTGGCATCAGGCGGTTACGGCAACGTCTTCTATCTGTCGACGAACGCCATGAACTCCAACGCCACCGCCATCTGGCGCGCACACCGGCGCGGCGCGTACTTCGCCAACCCCTGCTTCACCCAGATCCACCCCACCTGCATCCCGCGCACCGGCGACCACCAGTCCAAGCTGACCCTGATGAGCGAGTCGCTGCGCAACGACGGCCGGATCTGGGTGCCGAAGGCAGGTGGCGACCAGCGGCCGCCCAACGAGATCCCCGAGGACGAGCGCGACTACTACCTGGAACGGATCTACCCCTCCTTCGGCAACCTCGTCCCGCGCGACATCGCATCGCGGGCCGCGAAGAACGTCTGCGACGAGGGCCGCGGTGTAGGACCCGGCGGGCAGGGCGTCTACCTGGACTTCGCCGACGCGATCCGGCGGATGGGCCGGAAGAAGGTCGAGGAGAAGTACGGCAACCTCTTCGACATGTACGAGCGGATCACCGCCGAGAACCCGTACGAAGTCCCGATGCGGATCTACCCCGCCGTGCACTACACGATGGGCGGGCTGTGGGTCGACTACGACCTCCAGACCACCGTCCCGGGTCTCTTCGCGATCGGAGAGGCCAACTTCTCGGACCACGGCGCGAACCGGCTGGGCGCGTCCGCGCTGATGCAGGGCCTCGCCGACGGGTACTTCGTCCTGCCGTCCACGATCAACGACTACCTCGCCCGCAATCCGCATCCGGAGAGCGTCGACGCCTCGCATCCGGCGGTGGCCGAGGTGCTGGCCGAGACCGAGGACCGGCTGAATCTGCTGCTCTCGGTCGACGGAGACCGCACCCCCGACTCCTTCCACCGCGAACTGGGCGAACTCATGTGGGAGTTCTGCGGAATGGCGCGCACGGACGAGGGCCTGCGCAAGGCGCTCGACCGCATCCCGCAGATCCGTGAGGAGTTCTGGCGCCGCATCAAGGTGCCGGGCACCGGCGAGGAGTTCAACCAGTCGCTGGAGAAGGCCAATCGCATCGTCGACTATCTGGAGCTCGCCGAGCTGATGTGCCTCGACGCCCTGCACCGCGCCGAGTCCTGCGGCGGCCACTTCCGTGAGGAGTCCCAGACGGCGGACGGCGAAGCCGCCCGCAGGGATGAGGAGTTCGGCTACGCCGCGGCCTGGGAATTTCGGGGGTCCCGGGGTCGCCCCCCGGGACAGCACAGCTCCGGCACCGGCGCGGCGCCCGTCCTGCACAAGGAAGACCTCGTCTTCGAATACGTCCACCCCACTCAGCGGAGCTACGCATGA
- a CDS encoding succinate dehydrogenase — translation MALATRTDRKPPPTRTFWGSTVGKKAVMAVSGLIMLGYLVAHVMGNLKVFFGPGEFNAYGHWLRTMGEPVLHYEWALWIVRVVLLAAVVGHAVSAYQLSRRDIKARPTPYAHKRRRASYATRTMRWGGIIVALFIVWHLLDLTTLTVNENAQPGHPYENVVATFSTWYGNVIYIVAMLAVGLHIRHGFFSAAQTLGVGNATRDRALKALSNILALVLTAGFVSVPVAVMTGVVS, via the coding sequence ATGGCTCTGGCAACGCGGACGGATCGAAAACCGCCACCCACGCGCACCTTCTGGGGATCGACGGTCGGCAAGAAGGCGGTCATGGCCGTGAGCGGCCTGATCATGCTCGGCTATCTGGTCGCGCATGTGATGGGCAACCTCAAGGTCTTCTTCGGCCCGGGGGAGTTCAACGCCTACGGCCACTGGCTGCGCACCATGGGAGAGCCCGTCCTGCACTATGAGTGGGCGCTCTGGATCGTCCGCGTGGTGCTGCTGGCGGCCGTCGTGGGGCACGCCGTCTCGGCGTACCAGCTCAGCCGCCGGGATATCAAAGCCCGGCCCACTCCGTACGCGCACAAGCGGCGGCGCGCGAGCTATGCCACCCGCACCATGCGATGGGGCGGAATCATCGTCGCGCTGTTCATCGTCTGGCACCTGCTCGACCTGACAACGCTCACCGTCAACGAGAACGCCCAGCCCGGCCATCCGTACGAGAACGTCGTCGCGACCTTCTCCACCTGGTACGGCAACGTCATCTACATCGTCGCGATGCTTGCCGTCGGTCTGCACATCCGGCACGGATTCTTCAGCGCCGCCCAGACTCTCGGCGTCGGCAACGCCACCCGCGACCGCGCGCTCAAGGCGCTCTCCAACATCCTCGCGCTGGTGCTCACCGCGGGCTTCGTCTCCGTACCAGTCGCCGTCATGACCGGAGTGGTGAGCTGA
- a CDS encoding LysR family transcriptional regulator, with translation MQFQQLLYFVAVAETRHFTHAAERVHVSQPSLSQQVRALEKELGAELFSRARGNIALTDAGEALLPLARRILADADTARHEVQELVQLRRGRVRLGATPSLCTGLLPDVLRVFHDLHPGIQLLIEESGSHDLVRELARGSLDLALIVLPLPPASPALTTVELLREDLVVVSSAAAAAPRRPVRIADLRDQPLVMFRHGYDLRELTVAACRAEGFEPSFTVEGGEMDAVLGFVRAGLGVAVVPSMVAELAGRDLRVTRLARPGLRRTIALAHRSDVAPPRAARELQRVLLNSRAAVL, from the coding sequence ATGCAGTTCCAGCAGCTCCTCTACTTCGTCGCGGTGGCCGAGACCCGGCACTTCACGCATGCCGCCGAGCGTGTCCATGTCTCCCAGCCGTCGCTCTCCCAGCAGGTCCGGGCGCTGGAGAAGGAGCTCGGCGCCGAGCTGTTCAGCCGGGCGCGCGGCAATATCGCGCTCACGGACGCGGGCGAGGCGCTGCTGCCGCTGGCCCGGCGCATCCTCGCCGACGCCGACACCGCCCGGCACGAGGTGCAGGAGCTGGTCCAGCTGCGCCGCGGCCGGGTCAGGCTCGGCGCGACGCCCAGTCTCTGCACAGGCCTGCTCCCGGATGTGCTGCGCGTCTTCCACGATCTGCATCCGGGCATCCAGCTGCTGATCGAGGAGAGCGGTTCGCACGATCTCGTACGGGAGCTGGCGCGCGGCTCCCTCGACCTGGCCCTGATCGTGCTGCCACTGCCGCCCGCATCGCCGGCGCTGACGACCGTGGAGCTGCTGCGGGAGGATCTGGTCGTGGTGTCATCGGCCGCGGCTGCGGCGCCGCGCCGGCCGGTGCGGATCGCCGATCTGCGCGACCAGCCGCTGGTGATGTTCCGGCACGGCTACGACCTGCGGGAGCTGACGGTCGCCGCGTGCCGCGCGGAGGGCTTCGAGCCGAGCTTCACCGTGGAGGGCGGCGAGATGGACGCGGTGCTCGGTTTCGTACGGGCGGGGCTCGGCGTAGCCGTGGTGCCGAGCATGGTGGCCGAGCTGGCGGGCCGCGACCTCCGGGTCACGCGGCTGGCCCGGCCGGGGCTGCGGCGTACGATCGCGCTCGCGCACCGCAGCGATGTGGCCCCGCCGCGCGCCGCGCGTGAGCTGCAGCGGGTGCTGCTGAACTCGCGCGCGGCGGTGCTCTAG